Proteins co-encoded in one Candidatus Stoquefichus sp. SB1 genomic window:
- a CDS encoding leucine-rich repeat domain-containing protein → MKNLVSKIIRFEKKNPQYKKTITIMYCLLYVLQRVTDFMDSFIRQVQRIILKKQIVSLVLTLILVISMITQPISVYATDTTTRNTSPSNETNGDIPIDAEHFPDDVFREYILNDVSINTNGDKILSSAEINSATDIEILFKKDIKSLKGLEYFTALKTLYCDGTGITELDISKNVALEELSCGSVGIREVDISKNTALKVISFSGTQIEELDISQNTKLKKLWCYNTGISQLDVSKNFDLEALYCDRTNLESLNVNKNQNLKVLTCYQTGIETLDVTQNTNLKQLDCHNTKIKSLDVSKNTELQELSCYSTKIESLDVSKNTDLTKLNCSMTEIENLDISKNSKLKELECYSIAIEKLDVTQNINLEDLSCYSTKIQSLNVTHNLSLRVLDCSDTAIEKLDVTKNTNLEQLWCSSTKIQSLNVIQNLMLKVLDFSGTAIEQLDVTQNINLENLYCYNTKIESLDVSKNSKLRELLCYNTSLVYLDIGNISSLKKIQMPTLSSIELKEKNSTFNIADKFPGIDPQKINVTKGAKYDSNTGIVSEYLDRTPIEYSYDCGTADGKAITLNVKLTILQKEESTIKITTNDLNKTYDGKPVITPNVEKTGSSKAITYIWKKWNDQTFEWDEIPSAPTEAGEYEFHAHVDADDNYIAAEDYVYFDIDKADGSIAIETIDGKTYDGNDFNHAPAIKEKTGTGNVTYTWEMKKGNDWEEIESIPKNAGEYRVTAILEADDNYKSAKSEPVEFEISQASNSWKKALSIDNWTYKEEAKEPSSEAKFGEVTYTYSKKGLNQYSTTVPTTAGDWTVRATVVGTDNYKGMEATKDFTIYKAIALAITEPQNLSGVQDDKLSTVTLPEYWSWVDKDTVLKATNNGYKARLTVDDANYDYTGVAGYSEGNHYVERTLKVVVPKVENEWTVDPSIENWTYNETASTPVGTAKHGTVIFTYSSSKDVEFTKNKPTTAGTWYMKAYVSADDEYKELIKVIEFKILKAENSGLKIISTSEELTTDYTGKTYDKTPKISKPDNYTGTVTFKWEKKKADGSWEELLSKPTDTGTYQVSAIASEDNNYQKTESEPVQLEIRKAESTITVKGTLDKAYDSNSVSNPTIDRTGSSKTPVYTWEKKNGNDWEKLESAPKDVGEYRVKIDVAEDDNHKSATATKEFTISQATNSWKDELQIENWIYGEEAKKPSSKAKFGEVTYTYSKKGLNQYTTTVPTTAGDWTVKATVEETDNYKEIEATVDFKINKVNGKISITSSQQDLKSIYNGQPFNKTVNVEKPVSYTGTVTFKWEKQMNNSWEVLTDKPKDAGTYRVTAIASADNNYKEALSEPVQFEIEKAEAPIITEPKNLSGGEGQKLSTVALSNGWKWLKDDTVLTADQTKYQAYLEVDDSNYDYANTDGYNESKHYVVRALTIIIKAQNEWKVSPSIENWTYGKEANKPNAEAKFGEVKYTYSDKKDGVFTDKIPTDAGTWYVKAQINETSNYTGLEEVRGFNIDKAEPVYTLPVNLNAVYGQTLGEIALNDGFEWVEPLKKVGDAGDVTAMLRYTPDDSNYKTVTIPVVIKVNRAENEWIHHPSIENWIYGEEAKEPTSEAKFGEVEYTYSDKKDGVFTDKVPTDTGTWYVKAQVNETGNYTGLEEVKEFNINKAIPTVELPTNLKGVEEQLLSTVVLPKGWTWTDGDIMLSVQNSGYKARLIVDDINYDYTGVEGYNKENHYVERTLNVSVASKEAGSIQKEVKKGNNAPDVKIPMTESQLANIVLTDDEKKAVEKGSDIKIVLTVDDASGQISIKDKTVVESVLGEMKIGQYLDVSLLKIIDHEESRISQTRGIIRITIEIPESLRKANREFVMIRVHDGVATILKDLDTDANTITIETDQFSTYAIAYQDKQSNIAETEDRTVIGGYIILAGLSGMLLFINRKQKRI, encoded by the coding sequence ATGAAGAATTTAGTAAGTAAGATAATCAGGTTTGAAAAGAAGAATCCTCAATATAAGAAAACAATAACTATTATGTATTGTTTATTATATGTCTTACAGAGAGTCACAGATTTTATGGACTCATTTATCAGACAAGTACAAAGGATAATTCTTAAAAAACAAATTGTATCTTTAGTTTTGACACTTATCTTGGTTATCTCAATGATAACTCAACCTATAAGTGTTTATGCAACTGATACAACAACAAGAAATACATCACCAAGCAATGAAACAAATGGTGATATTCCTATTGATGCAGAGCATTTTCCAGATGATGTATTTAGAGAGTATATATTGAATGACGTTTCTATTAATACAAACGGAGATAAAATCCTATCATCAGCAGAAATTAATTCTGCTACTGATATTGAAATTTTGTTTAAAAAAGATATAAAATCGCTGAAAGGATTGGAATATTTTACAGCGCTTAAAACACTTTACTGTGATGGAACAGGGATTACAGAGCTGGATATCAGCAAGAATGTAGCTTTAGAAGAATTAAGTTGTGGCAGCGTAGGAATTAGAGAAGTGGATATCAGTAAAAATACGGCTTTAAAAGTGATAAGCTTTAGTGGTACCCAAATTGAGGAATTAGATATTAGTCAAAATACCAAATTAAAAAAATTGTGGTGCTACAATACAGGCATTTCTCAACTAGATGTTAGTAAAAATTTCGATTTAGAAGCATTATATTGTGATAGGACGAATCTAGAAAGTCTGAACGTCAATAAAAATCAGAATTTAAAAGTATTGACCTGTTATCAAACAGGAATAGAGACACTTGATGTAACACAAAATACAAATTTAAAGCAATTAGATTGTCATAATACAAAAATCAAAAGTTTAGATGTCAGTAAAAACACTGAATTACAAGAGTTATCTTGTTATAGTACAAAAATCGAAAGTTTAGATGTTAGCAAAAATACAGATTTAACGAAATTGAACTGCAGTATGACCGAAATTGAAAATCTAGATATAAGTAAGAACTCAAAGTTAAAAGAACTGGAGTGCTATTCTATAGCAATAGAGAAATTAGATGTAACACAAAATATAAATTTAGAAGATTTGTCTTGCTATAGTACAAAAATCCAAAGTTTGAATGTTACCCATAACTTAAGTTTAAGAGTACTGGACTGCAGTGATACAGCAATAGAGAAATTAGATGTAACAAAAAATACAAATTTAGAGCAATTATGGTGTTCTTCTACAAAAATCCAAAGTTTGAATGTTATCCAGAACTTAATGTTAAAAGTACTGGACTTCAGTGGTACAGCAATAGAGCAATTAGATGTAACACAAAATATAAATTTAGAAAATTTATATTGCTATAATACAAAAATTGAAAGTCTAGATGTTAGCAAGAATTCGAAACTAAGAGAATTATTATGCTATAATACTTCTCTTGTATACTTGGATATAGGAAATATTTCTTCTTTAAAAAAGATACAAATGCCAACACTATCTTCGATAGAGTTAAAAGAGAAAAACAGTACCTTTAATATTGCAGATAAATTTCCAGGAATTGATCCTCAAAAAATAAATGTAACAAAAGGAGCAAAATATGATTCTAATACTGGCATTGTAAGTGAATATCTTGATAGAACACCCATTGAATATTCTTATGATTGTGGAACTGCTGATGGTAAAGCGATAACATTGAATGTCAAATTGACAATTCTCCAAAAAGAGGAGAGTACCATTAAAATCACTACCAATGATTTGAATAAGACATATGATGGAAAGCCAGTAATTACTCCTAATGTTGAAAAGACAGGGAGTAGTAAAGCCATTACTTATATTTGGAAAAAATGGAATGATCAAACATTCGAATGGGATGAAATTCCAAGTGCTCCGACAGAGGCAGGAGAATACGAATTTCACGCCCATGTAGACGCAGATGACAATTATATCGCAGCAGAAGATTACGTATACTTTGATATTGATAAAGCGGATGGTAGCATTGCCATTGAAACGATTGATGGCAAGACATATGACGGAAATGATTTTAATCATGCACCAGCAATCAAAGAGAAGACAGGAACTGGAAATGTTACTTATACATGGGAAATGAAGAAAGGCAATGACTGGGAAGAAATTGAATCTATTCCTAAGAACGCTGGAGAATATCGTGTAACTGCTATATTGGAAGCTGATGATAATTACAAATCTGCAAAGTCTGAACCTGTAGAATTTGAGATTTCACAGGCATCTAATAGTTGGAAAAAGGCTCTTTCAATAGATAATTGGACTTATAAGGAAGAAGCAAAAGAGCCTAGTTCAGAAGCAAAGTTTGGGGAAGTCACATATACCTACAGCAAGAAAGGCTTAAATCAATATTCAACAACAGTTCCAACAACAGCAGGAGATTGGACAGTCAGGGCAACTGTTGTAGGAACTGATAACTACAAGGGAATGGAAGCAACTAAAGACTTTACCATTTACAAAGCTATAGCGCTTGCCATTACTGAACCTCAAAATCTGAGTGGTGTACAGGATGATAAGCTTTCCACAGTGACATTGCCAGAATATTGGTCATGGGTTGATAAGGATACGGTTTTGAAAGCAACCAATAATGGGTATAAAGCTAGATTGACAGTTGATGATGCAAATTATGACTATACAGGTGTTGCAGGCTACAGTGAAGGTAATCATTATGTTGAAAGAACTTTAAAGGTCGTTGTACCAAAGGTTGAGAATGAATGGACAGTCGATCCTTCAATAGAGAACTGGACATACAATGAAACTGCAAGTACACCTGTAGGTACTGCAAAGCATGGAACTGTTATCTTTACCTATAGTTCAAGCAAGGATGTCGAATTCACTAAGAATAAGCCAACAACTGCTGGAACATGGTATATGAAGGCTTATGTGTCAGCAGATGATGAGTATAAGGAACTCATTAAAGTCATAGAATTCAAGATTTTAAAGGCAGAAAACAGCGGTCTTAAAATCATATCAACAAGTGAAGAATTAACAACTGACTATACTGGCAAGACATATGATAAAACTCCTAAGATCAGTAAACCTGATAATTATACAGGAACAGTGACCTTTAAATGGGAGAAGAAGAAAGCTGATGGCAGTTGGGAAGAGTTACTATCTAAACCTACAGATACTGGTACATATCAAGTTAGTGCTATAGCCAGTGAGGATAACAATTATCAAAAAACAGAATCTGAACCAGTGCAGCTTGAAATCAGAAAAGCTGAGAGTACGATTACAGTTAAGGGAACTTTAGATAAAGCCTATGACAGCAATTCAGTCAGCAATCCAACAATTGACAGGACAGGCAGCAGCAAAACACCAGTCTATACATGGGAAAAGAAGAATGGAAATGACTGGGAAAAACTTGAATCTGCACCTAAGGATGTCGGAGAATATCGTGTCAAAATTGATGTGGCTGAGGATGATAACCACAAGTCAGCAACAGCAACAAAGGAATTTACAATATCACAGGCAACTAATAGCTGGAAAGATGAACTTCAGATAGAGAACTGGATATATGGTGAAGAAGCAAAAAAACCAAGTTCAAAAGCAAAATTTGGTGAAGTCACATATACCTACAGCAAGAAAGGATTAAATCAGTATACTACAACAGTTCCAACAACAGCAGGAGATTGGACAGTTAAGGCAACTGTTGAAGAAACTGATAATTATAAAGAAATAGAAGCGACAGTAGATTTCAAAATTAATAAAGTTAATGGAAAGATCAGCATAACTTCTTCACAGCAGGATCTAAAGAGCATCTATAATGGACAGCCATTCAACAAGACAGTGAATGTAGAAAAGCCTGTTAGTTATACAGGAACAGTCACATTTAAATGGGAAAAACAGATGAATAATAGTTGGGAAGTCTTAACAGACAAGCCAAAAGATGCAGGAACATATCGTGTAACTGCAATAGCTAGTGCTGATAACAATTATAAAGAAGCACTGTCAGAACCTGTACAATTCGAAATTGAAAAGGCAGAGGCACCTATTATTACTGAACCAAAAAATCTAAGTGGTGGAGAAGGTCAGAAACTTTCTACAGTTGCCTTATCAAATGGATGGAAATGGCTAAAGGATGATACAGTCTTAACAGCTGATCAGACAAAGTACCAGGCATATTTGGAAGTTGATGACAGCAATTACGATTATGCAAATACAGATGGCTATAATGAGAGTAAGCATTATGTTGTCAGAGCATTAACAATCATAATCAAGGCTCAAAACGAATGGAAAGTCAGTCCATCAATAGAGAACTGGACATATGGTAAAGAAGCAAACAAACCAAATGCAGAAGCAAAATTTGGAGAAGTTAAATATACTTATAGTGACAAAAAAGATGGTGTCTTTACAGATAAAATTCCTACAGATGCAGGAACATGGTATGTCAAGGCACAAATCAATGAAACAAGTAACTATACAGGATTGGAAGAAGTCAGGGGATTCAATATTGATAAGGCAGAACCAGTGTATACATTGCCAGTCAATCTTAATGCAGTCTATGGACAGACACTAGGAGAGATAGCACTTAATGATGGCTTCGAATGGGTAGAGCCACTTAAAAAGGTAGGAGATGCTGGTGATGTCACAGCAATGCTCAGATATACACCAGATGATTCCAATTATAAGACAGTAACAATTCCAGTTGTTATTAAGGTAAATAGGGCAGAGAATGAATGGATTCATCATCCATCAATAGAGAACTGGATATATGGAGAAGAAGCAAAAGAACCAACTTCAGAAGCAAAGTTTGGAGAAGTCGAATATACATATAGTGACAAAAAAGATGGTGTCTTTACAGATAAAGTTCCTACAGATACTGGAACATGGTATGTCAAGGCACAAGTCAATGAAACAGGTAACTATACAGGATTGGAAGAAGTGAAGGAATTCAATATTAATAAAGCAATCCCAACTGTTGAATTGCCTACGAATCTAAAAGGTGTAGAAGAACAGTTGCTTTCAACAGTTGTCCTGCCAAAAGGTTGGACATGGACTGATGGAGATATTATGCTTAGTGTTCAAAACAGTGGATATAAAGCAAGACTTATTGTTGATGATATAAATTATGACTATACTGGTGTAGAAGGATACAATAAAGAGAATCATTATGTGGAAAGAACATTGAATGTTTCCGTTGCAAGTAAAGAAGCAGGAAGCATACAAAAGGAAGTTAAGAAAGGGAATAATGCACCAGATGTAAAGATACCTATGACTGAAAGTCAACTTGCCAATATTGTTTTAACAGATGATGAAAAGAAGGCAGTAGAAAAAGGCAGTGATATAAAGATTGTTCTGACAGTTGATGATGCTTCAGGACAGATCAGTATCAAGGATAAGACAGTTGTAGAATCAGTGCTGGGAGAAATGAAGATAGGACAGTATCTGGATGTCAGTCTGTTAAAGATCATTGATCATGAAGAAAGCAGGATAAGCCAAACAAGAGGCATTATCAGAATCACAATAGAGATACCAGAAAGCCTAAGGAAGGCAAACAGGGAATTTGTGATGATACGCGTCCATGATGGAGTGGCAACAATTCTAAAGGATTTAGATACTGATGCGAATACAATAACGATTGAGACAGATCAATTCTCTACATATGCTATTGCATATCAGGATAAACAAAGCAATATAGCAGAAACGGAAGATAGAACAGTCATAGGAGGATATATAATTCTTGCTGGGCTATCAGGAATGTTATTGTTCATTAACAGAAAACAAAAAAGGATATAA
- a CDS encoding BspA family leucine-rich repeat surface protein: MKYHLKGKYRLKVNAFLVKQFKVWCSLFLIIGSSSYILKNAYAQETTTTHWDISDASNPGAVSADYADGTLTISGNGTMKVILPDAILNDIPWYGYKDNITKVIIEGNITATNLHGMFRDLTNLKTIKNLDKINTSHVTNMSTMFYNCNSLTKLDVSNFDTSKVKDMSSMFFNCKALTELDVSNFNTSKVKDMSSMFYNCQSLNELDVSNFKTSNVTDMYSMFSNCKALTELDVSNFNTGKVTSMFYMFCNCEALTELNVSNFDTSQVTDMAGMFYNCQVIKKLDISNFDTSQVTNAFFMFSSCQSLVNVQGLDITKDNCDVDFIFSNTPHLSQVHVKTKKQLEIPYTDSNHRWYDEDDKILNDNDSGTAAIIPISDDYVTYTLSPAITHDIMYELDGGTLESKQDKFEILEGYELPIPTKSEYFFDGWYDSADFDRKITKIEKYTLEDKTVYAKWTKKAELQANNFSVKLSNETYTGVEITYTITSSLEGVGIPQVKKLEKDGIEINEVREAGTYKITFDVDEGEKYLGATGLTIVFTIENKPVVEPEDPTRPNDKPIPPVNKPTIPIENSTPSTDNSQKITNVETGDNSFIILYGGMVLVGLGVMIYLRRKENE; the protein is encoded by the coding sequence ATGAAGTATCATTTAAAAGGGAAGTACAGATTAAAAGTGAATGCATTTTTAGTTAAACAGTTTAAGGTATGGTGTAGTCTATTTTTAATTATTGGTAGTTCATCATACATTTTAAAAAATGCTTATGCACAAGAAACTACAACTACACATTGGGACATATCAGATGCATCAAATCCAGGAGCGGTTTCAGCTGATTATGCTGATGGAACACTAACGATTAGTGGTAATGGAACAATGAAAGTTATTTTACCTGATGCTATTTTAAATGATATACCGTGGTATGGTTATAAAGATAATATAACGAAAGTGATTATTGAAGGGAATATTACTGCAACTAATTTACATGGAATGTTTCGAGATTTAACAAACCTCAAAACAATTAAAAATTTAGACAAAATCAATACAAGTCATGTGACGAATATGTCTACTATGTTTTATAATTGCAATTCATTAACTAAATTAGATGTATCCAACTTTGATACAAGCAAAGTAAAAGATATGTCTTCTATGTTTTTTAATTGTAAGGCTTTAACTGAATTGGATGTATCCAACTTTAATACAAGCAAAGTAAAAGACATGTCTTCTATGTTTTATAATTGCCAGTCTTTAAATGAATTAGATGTATCTAACTTTAAAACAAGCAACGTAACCGATATGTATTCTATGTTTTCTAATTGTAAGGCTTTAACTGAATTAGATGTATCCAACTTTAATACAGGCAAAGTGACTAGTATGTTTTATATGTTTTGTAATTGTGAGGCTTTAACTGAATTAAATGTATCTAACTTTGATACAAGCCAAGTGACTGATATGGCTGGTATGTTTTATAATTGTCAGGTAATAAAAAAATTAGATATATCCAACTTTGATACAAGTCAAGTGACTAATGCATTCTTTATGTTTTCTAGTTGTCAATCACTTGTTAATGTTCAAGGGTTAGACATCACTAAAGATAACTGCGATGTTGATTTTATTTTTAGCAACACTCCTCATTTATCTCAAGTTCATGTGAAGACAAAAAAACAGTTAGAAATTCCTTATACTGATAGTAATCATAGATGGTATGATGAAGATGATAAAATCTTAAATGATAATGATAGTGGTACTGCAGCGATTATTCCTATATCTGATGACTATGTGACTTATACATTATCACCAGCTATTACTCATGATATTATGTATGAATTAGATGGTGGAACTTTAGAAAGTAAACAAGATAAATTTGAAATTCTAGAAGGATATGAATTACCTATACCTACAAAGAGTGAATATTTCTTTGATGGATGGTATGACAGTGCAGACTTTGATAGGAAGATTACGAAGATAGAGAAATATACATTAGAAGATAAGACAGTCTATGCTAAATGGACTAAGAAAGCAGAACTACAAGCAAATAACTTTAGTGTGAAGTTATCAAATGAAACCTATACAGGAGTTGAAATAACATATACCATAACATCTTCACTTGAAGGCGTTGGTATACCTCAAGTTAAAAAACTTGAAAAAGATGGTATTGAAATAAATGAAGTTAGAGAAGCAGGTACATATAAAATCACATTTGATGTTGATGAGGGCGAGAAATATCTGGGTGCTACAGGTTTAACTATTGTGTTTACAATAGAAAATAAACCAGTTGTAGAACCTGAGGATCCAACACGACCAAATGATAAACCAATACCACCAGTTAATAAACCAACTATCCCAATTGAAAACTCAACACCATCAACTGATAATTCTCAGAAGATAACAAATGTTGAAACAGGAGATAATAGTTTTATAATATTATATGGTGGGATGGTATTAGTTGGATTAGGAGTAATGATTTATTTAAGAAGAAAAGAGAATGAATAA
- a CDS encoding DUF554 domain-containing protein — MIGLGTLINTGAILLGGIGGLLFGSHIEKRYQETLMSAIGICVLFLGIIGTIEKVFVVNSGELVSGHTMMMIASLAIGALIGEFLNIEGHLEHFGEWLKKVTKSQEDNAFVEAFVTTTLTICIGAMAIVGAIQDGLTGDISTLQAKAILDAIIVLIMSASQGKGCLFAAIPVFIFQGSMTLLAKVIEPILTPAAFTNLSLVGSVLIFCIGVNLVWGKKVKTANLLPAIVIAVICSYII; from the coding sequence ATGATTGGATTAGGAACATTGATTAATACAGGTGCTATTCTATTAGGTGGTATAGGTGGTTTGCTTTTTGGATCACATATTGAAAAAAGATATCAAGAGACATTAATGAGTGCTATTGGTATTTGTGTTTTGTTTTTAGGAATAATAGGGACTATTGAAAAAGTATTTGTTGTGAATAGTGGAGAATTAGTGAGTGGACATACAATGATGATGATTGCAAGTTTAGCAATTGGAGCATTGATAGGAGAGTTTTTGAATATTGAAGGTCATTTAGAGCATTTTGGGGAATGGTTAAAAAAAGTAACAAAAAGTCAGGAGGATAATGCTTTTGTCGAGGCTTTTGTGACAACAACTTTAACGATTTGTATTGGTGCTATGGCTATTGTTGGAGCCATTCAAGATGGATTGACAGGGGATATTTCAACATTGCAGGCTAAAGCAATATTAGATGCAATTATTGTTTTGATTATGAGTGCATCTCAAGGAAAAGGATGTTTGTTTGCAGCTATTCCAGTTTTTATATTTCAAGGCAGTATGACACTTCTGGCTAAAGTTATTGAACCTATTTTAACACCAGCAGCATTTACGAATCTTTCTTTAGTGGGTTCTGTGCTTATCTTTTGTATAGGTGTTAATCTTGTGTGGGGAAAGAAAGTCAAAACTGCTAATTTATTACCTGCTATTGTTATTGCTGTTATTTGTTCTTATATAATATAA
- a CDS encoding DUF6434 domain-containing protein, with the protein MNERPILDKNLDADTFLNYYYLKEELVSFCKEHGIPSSGGKIDITNRIAHYLKTGEILSVKSVRSHKSNISVITEDTLIEPNFVCSEKHRAFFKEKIGPSFSFPVAFQKWLKTNTGKTYQDAINAYYQILEDKKKGRSQIDKQFEYNTYIRDFFDDNPGKSLDQAIICWKYKKALPGHNRYEKDDLISLQ; encoded by the coding sequence ATGAATGAAAGACCAATATTAGATAAAAATTTAGATGCTGATACTTTTTTAAATTATTATTATTTAAAAGAAGAACTTGTTTCATTTTGTAAAGAACATGGTATTCCTTCATCTGGAGGAAAAATAGACATTACCAATAGAATTGCTCATTATTTAAAAACAGGTGAAATTTTATCAGTTAAATCAGTTCGTTCACATAAATCAAATATTTCAGTTATTACAGAAGACACATTAATCGAACCTAATTTTGTTTGTTCAGAAAAACATCGTGCCTTTTTCAAAGAAAAGATAGGCCCTAGTTTTTCTTTCCCTGTAGCTTTTCAAAAATGGTTAAAAACAAATACTGGAAAAACATATCAAGATGCAATTAATGCTTATTATCAGATATTAGAAGATAAGAAAAAAGGTCGTAGCCAAATTGATAAACAATTTGAATACAACACTTATATTCGTGATTTCTTTGATGATAATCCGGGAAAGTCATTAGACCAAGCCATTATTTGTTGGAAATACAAAAAAGCTTTACCTGGTCATAATCGTTATGAAAAAGATGATCTTATTTCCTTACAATGA
- a CDS encoding Gfo/Idh/MocA family protein — protein sequence MIRYGILSTASIVGRFIAGIKESQAGEVYAIASRTVAKAKEAALQYDIKNYYGSYEELYEDENIDVIYIPTVNGLHYRDCQNALLHHKHVIVEKPFTLTSIEAQKLFDLAKQNQCFLMEAQKCVFLPTTLQLKKLIEQNVIGDIRYIELKAGFPGRFDYDHWMYDLSMGGGALYGSATYTIELMQFLFDNPHFQIDGSCIKCPTGSDEICNFQLKMNHQILVSSTIAMNVPLKNEAVFYGDKGYIVIPNYWKSNHLDIYFHNGETKHYDFPYQSEFVYEINHIHECLKQQLLTSPIMTPARTMEATHLVETLYQKWQEDTNE from the coding sequence ATGATACGTTATGGAATATTAAGTACGGCTTCCATTGTAGGAAGATTTATAGCAGGTATTAAAGAGAGTCAGGCAGGAGAAGTTTATGCTATTGCATCTCGAACTGTGGCTAAAGCCAAAGAGGCGGCGTTACAATATGATATTAAGAATTATTATGGAAGTTATGAAGAATTATATGAGGATGAAAATATAGATGTTATCTATATTCCAACTGTAAATGGATTGCATTATCGTGATTGTCAAAATGCACTATTGCATCATAAACATGTGATTGTAGAGAAACCATTTACTTTAACTTCTATTGAAGCTCAAAAACTTTTTGATTTAGCAAAACAGAATCAATGTTTTTTAATGGAAGCACAAAAATGTGTTTTTTTACCAACAACACTTCAATTAAAAAAACTAATTGAACAAAATGTTATTGGTGATATTCGATACATTGAATTAAAAGCTGGTTTTCCAGGTCGCTTTGATTATGATCATTGGATGTATGATTTATCTATGGGCGGTGGTGCATTATATGGAAGTGCTACATATACTATTGAATTGATGCAGTTTCTATTTGATAATCCACATTTTCAAATTGATGGTAGTTGTATAAAATGTCCTACAGGGTCTGATGAAATCTGTAATTTCCAATTAAAAATGAATCATCAAATTTTGGTTTCTTCAACGATAGCTATGAATGTTCCGCTCAAAAATGAAGCTGTTTTCTATGGAGATAAAGGTTATATTGTGATTCCAAATTATTGGAAATCTAATCATTTGGATATTTATTTTCATAATGGTGAAACAAAACATTATGATTTTCCTTATCAAAGTGAATTCGTATATGAAATCAATCATATTCATGAATGTTTAAAGCAACAGTTACTGACAAGTCCTATAATGACACCTGCAAGAACAATGGAAGCAACACATCTTGTAGAAACACTTTATCAGAAATGGCAGGAAGATACTAATGAATGA
- a CDS encoding TetR/AcrR family transcriptional regulator, with protein sequence MNKVVTSREAILKVSQKIASEKGLQSINIRAVAKECQVSIGSIYNYFPSKADLIIATIEEIWKSFFHMRSDYHQFDNFLHCTEWVFETIQQGTKEYPGFFLAHAQGLDDESLYQGKDMMEKYFQHIQEGMLWVLHQDQQVKKNIFDDDLTEEQFIQFVFSNMLQLLSQNQESCHILKEVIRRIIY encoded by the coding sequence ATGAATAAAGTTGTAACATCAAGAGAAGCAATTTTAAAAGTGAGTCAAAAAATTGCCTCAGAAAAAGGTTTACAGTCTATTAATATCAGAGCAGTTGCAAAAGAATGTCAGGTCTCAATAGGATCAATTTATAACTATTTTCCTTCTAAAGCAGATCTCATTATAGCAACCATTGAGGAAATATGGAAATCATTCTTTCATATGCGTAGTGACTATCATCAATTTGATAACTTTCTTCATTGTACTGAATGGGTTTTTGAAACAATTCAACAAGGAACAAAGGAATATCCAGGTTTTTTCTTAGCTCATGCGCAGGGGCTAGATGATGAAAGTCTTTATCAAGGTAAAGATATGATGGAAAAGTATTTTCAGCATATTCAAGAAGGAATGCTTTGGGTATTACATCAAGATCAACAAGTGAAAAAGAATATCTTTGATGATGATTTGACAGAAGAACAATTCATTCAATTTGTTTTTTCAAACATGTTGCAATTGTTATCACAAAATCAAGAGTCTTGCCATATTTTAAAAGAGGTTATCAGAAGAATAATTTATTAA